The Populus nigra chromosome 14, ddPopNigr1.1, whole genome shotgun sequence genome has a segment encoding these proteins:
- the LOC133672911 gene encoding cytochrome P450 726A27-like translates to MEQVFQFIQILVPFLLLIFTVLRLWKKSQGNNSSTPTPPPGPWKLPLIGNLHQLLGSLPHQVLRDMANKYGPVMQLQIGEVPTVIISSPEAAKEAMKTHEINFVDRPCLLVAKVMFYNSKDIAFAPYGDYWRQMKKVCVLELLSAKRVKSFRSIREEEVSNFIRTIYSRAGSPINLSKMMFDLLNGITARASVGKKYKHQEAFLPIIEQVIEAIGGTNIADVFPSSKLLYMISRFRSRLVRSHQDADEILENIIYEHRVCREVAKTDEESEAEDLLDVLLNLQNHGDLGFTLTTDSIKATILELFTAGSDTSSTLMEWTMSEMFRNPRVMRKAQEEVRQVFSITDDVDETSLHNLKFLKLIIKETLRLHPPAPFIPRECNKTCEINGYVIQAKSKVMINAWAIGRDSDHWTEAEKFYPERFLDSSIDYKGTNFEFIPFGAGKRMCPGILFGIATVELPLAQLLYHFDWKLPNGDLLEDLDMNEVFGGTVRRKHQLNLIPIPFYPSPLQ, encoded by the exons ATGGAGCAAGTATTCCAGTTTATCCAGATCCTTGTACCTTTCCTTCTCTTAATCTTCACAGTTCTGAGATTATGGAAGAAATCACAAGGTAACAACTCATCAACTCCAACTCCACCTCCTGGACCATGGAAATTACCCTTAATTGGAAACCTTCACCAGCTACTTGGCTCTCTACCCCATCAAGTCCTAAGAGACATGGCCAATAAATATGGACCAGTCATGCAACTTCAAATTGGAGAAGTTCCCACTGTCATTATCTCATCACCAGAAGCAGCAAAAGAAGCAATGAAAACCCATGAGATCAACTTTGTCGACAGACCATGTCTCCTTGTTGCAAAAGTCATGTTTTACAACAGCAAGGACATTGCATTTGCCCCATATGGAGACTATTGGAGACAAATGAAGAAGGTTTGCGTATTGGAGCTACTTAGCGCGAAACGTGTAAAATCATTCAGATCAATCAGGGAAGAAGAGGtatcaaattttattagaaCCATTTATTCAAGAGCAGGTTCGCCAATCAACCTTAGCAAAATGatgtttgatttattaaatGGCATCACTGCAAGAGCAAGTGTTGGTAAGAAATACAAGCACCAAGAAGCATTCTTACCGATTATTGAGCAAGTGATAGAGGCAATAGGAGGTACGAATATTGCAGATGTATTCCCTTCCTCTAAGCTGCTGTACATGATCAGTAGGTTTAGGTCTAGGCTCGTAAGGTCGCATCAAGACGCAGATGAGATCCTAGAAAACATTATATATGAACATAGAGTCTGCAGGGAAGTGGCAAAGACTGATGAAGAGAGTGAAGCGGAGGATCTTCTGGATGTTCTTTTGAATCTCCAGAATCACGGGGACCTTGGATTCACTTTGACAACAGACAGCATCAAAGCAACCATCCTG GAACTATTCACCGCTGGGAGTGATACATCATCAACATTAATGGAATGGACAATGTCCGAAATGTTTAGAAATCCGAGGGTAATGCGAAAGGCACAAGAGGAAGTGAGGCAAGTCTTTAGTATTACTGACGATGTTGATGAAACAAGTCTTCACAATTTGAAATTCTTGAAGCTGATTATCAAAGAAACTCTGAGACTACATCCTCCAGCTCCTTTTATTCCAAGAGAATGCAACAAGACGTGCGAGATTAATGGATATGTCATACAGGCCAAAAGTAAAGTGATGATCAATGCGTGGGCTATTGGAAGAGATTCTGATCATTGGACTGAAGCTGAGAAATTCTATCCAGAGAGATTCCTAGATAGTTCGATTGATTATAAGGGTACTAATTTTGAATTCATCCCATTTGGTGCTGGGAAGAGGATGTGTCCTGGCATTTTATTTGGTATAGCTACTGTCGAGCTTCCACTTGCGCAGCTGCTATACCATTTCGATTGGAAACTTCCAAACGGAGACCTTTTAGAAGATCTCGACATGAATGAAGTTTTTGGGGGCACGGTTAGAAGGAAACATCAACTCAACTTGATTCCCATTCCCTTTTATCCTTCGCCCTTGCAATGA